A single genomic interval of Spirosoma taeanense harbors:
- a CDS encoding nucleoside deaminase translates to MDEFMQEAIRQARKSLSEGGIPIGSALVKNGKLVASGHNKRVQEDNPILHGEMDCLNNAGRVGSFRDTVIYSTLMPCYMCAGTIVQFKIPKVIVGESRTFPGAREFMEQHGVEVIDLDLPECVEMMNQFIADKPTLWHEDIGEL, encoded by the coding sequence ATGGATGAATTTATGCAGGAGGCCATCCGGCAGGCCCGCAAAAGTCTGAGCGAAGGGGGGATTCCGATTGGGTCGGCGTTAGTGAAAAACGGTAAACTGGTGGCATCGGGCCATAACAAACGGGTGCAGGAAGATAACCCGATTCTGCACGGCGAAATGGATTGTCTGAATAACGCAGGGCGCGTCGGCTCATTCCGCGATACGGTCATTTACTCAACGCTGATGCCCTGCTATATGTGTGCGGGTACGATTGTGCAGTTCAAAATTCCGAAGGTGATCGTGGGCGAGTCCCGGACGTTTCCCGGTGCGCGGGAATTCATGGAACAGCATGGCGTCGAAGTGATTGACCTTGACCTGCCGGAGTGCGTAGAGATGATGAACCAATTCATTGCCGATAAGCCCACCCTGTGGCATGAAGACATTGGTGAGTTGTAA
- a CDS encoding 3'-5' exonuclease family protein: MPPSVSWKRRLKNFLFIDVKKEFGYLYLCRRLMVNGLPLPPALQISGKKPWEVTHQDTLEHGQFSDKRHFVSLDLLAATLNVPTCPLE, translated from the coding sequence ATGCCCCCATCCGTCTCCTGGAAACGCCGACTCAAGAACTTCTTGTTTATTGACGTAAAGAAGGAATTTGGCTACCTGTACTTGTGCCGGCGCCTGATGGTCAATGGCCTGCCGTTACCGCCGGCTTTGCAGATTTCAGGTAAAAAGCCCTGGGAGGTTACCCATCAGGATACGCTGGAACACGGGCAGTTTAGCGACAAACGGCATTTTGTGTCGCTCGATCTGCTGGCCGCCACGCTGAATGTGCCTACCTGCCCGCTTGAATGA
- a CDS encoding rhomboid family intramembrane serine protease, translated as MSVTVLIILVTAGISVWAWNNPTIMDRWIMNPYRVASRGEYYRLLTSGFLHADWGHLIFNMLSLYFFGGFIEQVFGLLFEGSGALYLIGFYLVGILVSDIPSFLKHRNDPGYNSLGASGGVSAVIFAAILFRPLTPIYLYFIPIGIPGFIFGALYLAYSYYEAQRGRGNVNHDAHFYGALFGIVFMIVVYPLVLPQFIEQIAGWRPF; from the coding sequence ATGAGCGTAACCGTATTAATCATTCTCGTCACGGCAGGTATCAGCGTCTGGGCCTGGAATAATCCAACCATCATGGATCGCTGGATCATGAACCCGTATCGGGTCGCCAGCCGGGGCGAATATTACCGCCTGCTGACCTCCGGTTTCCTGCATGCCGATTGGGGGCACCTGATCTTCAATATGCTGAGTCTTTATTTCTTCGGTGGCTTTATCGAGCAGGTCTTCGGGTTGTTATTTGAGGGTAGTGGCGCACTTTATCTAATTGGTTTTTATCTGGTTGGGATTCTGGTTTCGGATATTCCGAGTTTTCTGAAGCACCGTAACGATCCGGGATATAACTCGCTGGGCGCTTCGGGGGGCGTATCGGCCGTTATTTTTGCCGCTATTCTATTCCGCCCGCTTACGCCTATCTATTTGTACTTTATTCCAATCGGGATTCCCGGCTTCATTTTCGGAGCGCTGTATCTGGCCTATTCCTATTACGAAGCGCAACGAGGACGCGGTAACGTAAACCACGATGCGCATTTCTACGGAGCCCTGTTCGGCATTGTGTTTATGATTGTAGTGTATCCGCTGGTTCTGCCGCAGTTTATCGAGCAGATCGCTGGCTGGCGCCCATTTTAA
- a CDS encoding polyprenyl synthetase family protein — translation MNPAVFVDALQNELQHIQYGQNPLELYEPIRYIMNLGGKRMRPLMTLMSAYLFTDDWQKAIRPALAVEVFHNFTLMHDDIMDQAPLRRGQPTVHEKWNHNIAILSGDVMLVNAYQLLLDVEADKLKRVMNRFTRTAAEVCEGQQLDMNFETRWDVTEAEYIEMIRLKTSVLLGYALELGGLIAGVDDETTRHLYEGGMNIGIGFQLKDDLLDVYGDPVKFGKQVGGDIIANKKTFLLIEALEKADGALREELNDWLNQAEFDKAEKVQAVTAIYDRLGIRQSTEERINNYFDHGFTNFDQIRADPDRKNLLIQFARQLVERES, via the coding sequence ATGAATCCAGCCGTTTTTGTTGACGCATTACAAAACGAACTTCAACATATTCAGTACGGGCAGAACCCTCTCGAACTTTACGAACCCATTCGGTACATCATGAACCTCGGCGGAAAGCGGATGCGTCCGCTGATGACGCTGATGTCGGCTTATCTGTTCACGGATGATTGGCAAAAGGCCATTCGGCCCGCGCTGGCGGTGGAGGTCTTTCATAACTTTACGCTCATGCACGACGACATCATGGACCAGGCACCGTTGCGCCGGGGTCAGCCGACCGTGCACGAAAAGTGGAACCACAACATCGCTATCTTATCGGGAGATGTCATGCTGGTGAACGCCTATCAGTTGCTCTTAGACGTAGAAGCCGATAAGCTGAAGCGGGTAATGAATCGGTTTACACGGACGGCTGCTGAGGTCTGCGAAGGTCAGCAGTTGGATATGAATTTCGAAACGCGCTGGGACGTAACGGAGGCCGAATACATCGAGATGATCCGGTTGAAAACGTCCGTTCTATTGGGCTATGCCCTGGAACTGGGCGGCCTGATTGCCGGTGTTGATGATGAAACGACTCGCCATCTGTATGAAGGGGGGATGAACATCGGTATCGGATTTCAGTTGAAAGATGATCTGCTGGATGTATATGGCGATCCGGTTAAGTTCGGCAAGCAGGTCGGGGGGGACATTATTGCCAACAAAAAAACATTTCTGCTTATTGAAGCGCTCGAAAAAGCCGACGGGGCGCTCCGGGAGGAGTTGAACGACTGGCTGAACCAGGCTGAATTTGATAAAGCCGAAAAAGTACAGGCCGTAACGGCGATTTACGACCGGTTGGGTATCCGGCAGAGTACCGAAGAGCGCATTAATAATTACTTTGACCATGGGTTTACTAACTTCGATCAGATCAGGGCCGACCCTGACCGAAAAAACCTGCTAATCCAGTTTGCCCGGCAGTTAGTTGAACGTGAGAGCTGA
- a CDS encoding LytTR family DNA-binding domain-containing protein produces MFRILKQPYPFDEPASRAWIRAALIGAFVGLFLLTFQPFGTEHWQTPYKVWKLLGFGLVSFVITAFNFLVWPRLFPRTFKEESWTVGKAILFIMANILLIALGNQGYMALITDEVVGLPDIAGMILITFLIGIFPTAGTVMASYIIHLRRYVRQAAELPTHTAGTVSSSVGQTPFSSSDALSTAPLTLVAENEKDTLTFPAADLLFIESSDNYCTVVYLKDGLGVKSLLRSSLSRLTAQINTPQILRCHRSYVVNLDRVERVTGNAQGYRLHFLGGQWQIPVARQYNDTIVARLKSE; encoded by the coding sequence ATGTTTCGTATTCTCAAGCAACCCTATCCGTTTGACGAGCCTGCCAGTCGGGCTTGGATACGGGCCGCTCTGATTGGCGCTTTTGTGGGTCTGTTCCTGCTTACGTTTCAGCCGTTCGGTACGGAGCATTGGCAGACGCCCTATAAGGTCTGGAAATTGCTTGGCTTTGGCTTGGTCAGCTTTGTCATAACCGCCTTTAACTTCCTGGTATGGCCCCGGCTGTTTCCCCGTACGTTTAAGGAAGAAAGCTGGACGGTGGGTAAGGCGATTCTGTTTATCATGGCCAATATCCTGCTGATTGCCCTGGGGAATCAAGGGTATATGGCCTTGATTACGGACGAAGTCGTTGGGCTGCCCGACATTGCCGGAATGATTTTGATTACGTTTCTGATCGGCATTTTTCCAACGGCGGGCACGGTCATGGCTAGTTATATTATTCATCTGCGCCGGTACGTCCGGCAAGCTGCCGAACTGCCCACGCACACTGCAGGTACCGTGTCTTCTTCCGTTGGACAAACGCCCTTTTCTTCGTCGGATGCCCTATCAACTGCCCCGCTGACGCTCGTTGCTGAAAATGAGAAAGACACGCTGACCTTTCCGGCGGCTGATCTGCTATTCATTGAGTCGAGCGATAATTACTGCACGGTTGTCTATCTGAAGGACGGTCTGGGTGTCAAATCTCTGCTCCGTAGCAGCCTGAGCCGGTTAACAGCCCAAATTAATACGCCCCAAATTCTTCGGTGCCATCGTTCCTACGTAGTCAACCTCGATCGGGTGGAGCGGGTAACAGGCAACGCGCAGGGTTACAGGCTGCATTTCCTGGGGGGGCAGTGGCAGATTCCCGTTGCCCGGCAGTACAACGATACGATAGTTGCCCGGCTTAAATCTGAGTAA
- the rnr gene encoding ribonuclease R — translation MRNGKPKQNKYNRPGSGPSSTARPREKGLEKPGKGHAGMGRPIQQADSFLDELKNDLIAFFQINDEQSFTQEQVLDHFETSDRRMKLIMHGLIGELTEEGTLVRQPDGSYRADADANLIEGVVDHVNSRFAFVIPNTANGIRGDRNDDIWVSTEDLNGAVDGDRVRVVRFTDSRNRGRRIEGKVASVIERGRTELVGRIEVWPTYGYVIADSKKIYDDIYIPKEKLGGATNDDKVIVRLTKFPDPNTSKQRFEGEVVTILGAAGDNNTEMHAILAEFGLPIHFPEDVEQEAEAIPTTITEQDLANRRDMREVTTFTIDPVDAKDFDDALSVQMLDNGNYEIGVHIADVTHYVRPGSKLEEEAFKRATSVYLVDRVVPMLPEKLSNGLCSLRPNEDKLTFSAVFELTPDARIVNEWFGRTATHSDRRFSYEEAQDILNNSNGDYLEELRLLNELAYKLRDERFKHGAINFETVEVRFKLDENGVPLSVYPKIRQDTNKLIEEFMLLANKRVAEFVHTLSKQNKNGEENTMVYRVHEGPDEDKLRQFADFAGRLGFRLKVDEEHLSNSMNQFMASIEGRPEANMLQQLAVRTMSKARYSTEDIGHFGLAFRRYSHFTSPIRRYPDMMAHRLLQHYLNKGKPGDREEYEEKCKHSSNREKMASDAERASIKYKQVEFMSRMDPNRTFEGVISGVTEFGIFVEITENSCEGLVRMQDLSDDYYEFDKENYRIIGQRHKKMFTFGDQVEVRVKETNLARRSMDFALVSDKAGRATDSSAGRRSGRRDEDRSSRSAGPRASSSRRGSSAGRTEGTAAKGENRRGGRGRR, via the coding sequence ATGAGAAACGGAAAACCAAAGCAAAATAAATACAACCGGCCCGGCAGCGGACCGTCCAGTACGGCGCGTCCCCGCGAAAAGGGGCTGGAAAAACCGGGTAAAGGACATGCTGGAATGGGGCGACCTATTCAACAGGCTGATTCTTTCCTCGACGAACTGAAAAACGACTTAATAGCGTTTTTTCAGATCAACGATGAGCAGTCGTTTACGCAGGAGCAGGTTCTGGACCATTTTGAAACCAGCGACCGGCGAATGAAGCTAATCATGCACGGCCTGATCGGCGAACTGACCGAAGAAGGTACACTGGTACGTCAGCCCGATGGCAGCTACCGCGCCGATGCTGACGCTAACCTGATCGAGGGCGTGGTCGACCACGTCAATTCGCGGTTTGCGTTTGTAATTCCTAATACGGCCAATGGCATTCGCGGTGATCGTAACGATGACATCTGGGTATCGACCGAAGACCTCAACGGAGCCGTTGATGGCGACCGGGTGCGGGTAGTTCGCTTTACGGATTCACGGAATCGGGGTCGGCGCATTGAAGGGAAGGTTGCCAGTGTCATTGAACGGGGCCGCACCGAACTGGTAGGGCGTATTGAAGTATGGCCGACTTATGGCTACGTCATTGCCGACAGTAAGAAGATTTACGACGATATCTATATCCCGAAAGAAAAGCTGGGTGGTGCTACTAACGACGATAAAGTCATTGTTCGACTAACCAAGTTTCCTGATCCGAATACCAGCAAACAGCGCTTTGAGGGCGAAGTTGTCACTATTTTGGGCGCAGCCGGGGATAACAATACCGAAATGCACGCGATCCTGGCGGAATTCGGACTGCCGATTCATTTCCCGGAGGACGTAGAACAGGAGGCCGAGGCCATTCCCACCACAATTACGGAGCAGGATCTGGCGAACCGGCGCGATATGCGCGAAGTCACAACCTTTACGATTGACCCGGTCGATGCGAAGGATTTTGACGACGCCTTATCGGTGCAGATGCTCGACAATGGCAATTATGAAATTGGTGTTCACATCGCCGACGTAACGCATTACGTCCGGCCCGGCTCAAAACTTGAGGAAGAAGCCTTTAAACGAGCTACATCCGTGTATCTGGTTGACCGCGTCGTGCCAATGCTGCCCGAGAAGCTCTCGAACGGCCTGTGTTCGCTCCGGCCCAACGAAGATAAGCTGACCTTCTCGGCGGTGTTTGAGCTAACGCCCGACGCCCGCATTGTGAACGAATGGTTTGGTCGTACGGCAACTCACTCCGACCGGCGGTTTTCGTACGAAGAAGCGCAGGATATTCTGAATAACAGCAACGGCGATTACCTCGAAGAACTTCGGCTGCTGAACGAGCTTGCCTACAAACTTCGCGATGAACGTTTCAAACACGGGGCAATCAACTTCGAGACGGTTGAAGTACGGTTCAAACTGGACGAAAACGGCGTGCCGCTGTCGGTTTACCCAAAGATTCGGCAGGATACCAATAAACTCATCGAAGAGTTTATGCTGCTGGCGAATAAGCGTGTAGCTGAGTTCGTCCACACGCTGTCGAAGCAGAATAAGAACGGGGAAGAAAATACGATGGTGTACCGCGTTCACGAAGGCCCCGACGAAGATAAGCTGCGGCAGTTTGCCGACTTCGCCGGTCGGCTGGGCTTCCGGCTAAAAGTGGACGAGGAGCATCTATCGAACTCGATGAACCAGTTTATGGCGAGTATCGAAGGGCGTCCCGAAGCCAATATGCTTCAGCAACTGGCCGTTCGGACCATGTCCAAGGCGCGCTACAGTACCGAAGACATCGGCCACTTTGGTCTGGCGTTCCGGCGGTATTCGCACTTTACGTCGCCCATCCGGCGCTATCCGGATATGATGGCCCACCGTCTGCTGCAGCATTACCTGAACAAAGGCAAACCCGGTGATCGCGAGGAATACGAGGAAAAATGCAAACACTCGTCGAATCGGGAAAAAATGGCTTCTGATGCCGAGCGGGCCAGCATTAAGTACAAGCAGGTCGAGTTCATGAGCCGGATGGACCCCAATCGGACATTTGAGGGCGTCATTTCAGGCGTGACCGAGTTCGGAATCTTTGTGGAAATCACGGAAAACAGTTGCGAAGGTCTCGTGCGGATGCAGGACCTGAGCGATGATTATTACGAGTTCGACAAAGAGAACTACCGCATCATCGGCCAGCGGCACAAGAAGATGTTTACCTTCGGCGATCAGGTGGAAGTGCGCGTGAAAGAAACAAACCTGGCGCGCCGTAGCATGGACTTCGCGCTGGTGAGCGACAAAGCTGGTCGGGCTACTGATTCGAGTGCAGGTCGGCGGTCGGGTCGGCGCGACGAAGACCGGAGTTCGCGGTCGGCTGGTCCGCGTGCGTCATCATCCCGGCGTGGCAGCAGTGCTGGCCGTACAGAAGGGACGGCGGCCAAGGGCGAGAACCGGCGCGGAGGTCGCGGACGGCGATAG